CACGAAGCATGTGGTTGACGCCATCCTGACGTCCCTGGAGGAATTTCAAGAACGCGACAGCGGATGGGCGTTGTCACGTATCTTGGACCTCACCATCAACGTCAACAAGTTTAATCCTCTGCACGCGGGATGACACATCAAGTTACCGCGGGAAATTTTACTCAAAAGAGCAGTGGTCAACGTGCAATCGACGGACAATGCATGCTTCGCGTGGGCAGTCGTCGCCGCTTTACATCCAGCGGAAAAGCACCCGGAAAGAGTATCACAGTACACGCACTATTCAACGGTGCTGAATCTGTGTGGTATCGAGTTCCTCATGACGCTTCcgcaaatttcaaaaatttgaaaaattgaacacCATCTCCGTAAACGTATTCACAACCGAAGGCCGCTCGATCATTCCTCTGCGTCTCACCGATGATAAAAAAGAGAAGCACGTCAACCTGCTCCACGTGCCTGGAAACAACGAGGTGCACTTTGTGCTGATTAAAAACTTGTTTCGACTGGTGAGCTCACAATTGTGCAAGAGAGAACACAGACAACATATTTGTGatcggtaagtaaaaacacatttatagaataatttgaaactttattcgtagtattaattatacaaactaTTACAGGTGTCTACACTACTTTCGGACGAGCGAGAAATTGTCAGTCCACAGCGTCGACTGTGGGAAGATGAACAACTGCGCTGTCATTCTTCCCAACGAAGACAACAAGTGGCTGACGTTCCGCAATTACAACCGGAAGGAGCGGCTCCCGTTTGTAGTGTACGCCGATCTGGAATGCACGCTCGAGAAAAAGGGACAGAATCATACAGCTTACGCCTACCAACATCACAAGGCTTTTAGTATAGGATATTATGTAAGTTGtacatacaataatttattatctagtTTTAAGTCTTATCGCGGTGAGAATTGCATAGCATAATTCGTCAACGAACTCCACGATTTGGCGCGCCGTGTGAAAGCAATCCTTACCACCGTCGTCCCTATGGCCGATCTTACGCgggaaaaatcgaaaaaattccATAGCGCTGTTAATTGCCACGTGTGTGAAAAACCGTTTGCACCGGAAGATACGCGGGTGCGCGATCATTGCCATCTGACCGGGCGTTACCGAGGTCccgcgcactcgtcgtgcaatttaaattacaaagactcccacgttatccccgtaatatttcacaatttatccggttacgacgcgcatttcattattaaagatgTCGCTAACGTCTTTGAAGGCAACATTGATTTACTACCGCTGACAAAAGAgcgatacatttcttttacaaaaaatgttaaagatacgGAGGacaaaaattccaaaatttgcaTCAAATTACGTTTTATAGATTCGTTTAGATTTCTCGGCACCAGTCTCGAAAAATTGGCATCTTATCTGACaatagatgaattaaaaatttcacgttccgaatttagttatttatccacagaaaatttaaatcttcttACGCGCAAAGGTGTTTCCCTACGAGTATATCGACagcgtcgacaagctccgggAGACTTGCCTACCTCCGCGCGAATCATTTTACAGTTCGTTGACTGGTAAAACGGTATCCGAGAGCGATTATGCGCACGCGACAAATGTTTGGCAAACTTTTTCGATTAAAACTTTAGGTCAATACagtgatttatatttaaaaacagacGTTTTTTTGTTGgcggatatttttcaaaatttttgaaacacaTGTATCAAAAGTTACGGTTTAGATCCTGCTCAGTATTACACATTACCGGGATATACGTGGGACGCCATGTTGAAGCACACGGGCATCAAGTTTGAATTACTCACAGACATCGATATGGTCATGTTCGTTGAACGCGGTATACGCGGCGGTCTTAGCCAATACTCCAACAGATACGCTcgcgcaaataataaatacatgccATCGTACGATCCATTGAAACCATTATCGTATCTCATGTACTTTGATGTAAACAACTTGTACGGCTGGGCAATGTGTCAACTGTTGCCCTATGCCGATTTTCAGTGGGTCGAAAATGTCGCGAGCTTTGATGTAATGTCCGTAACATCCGATTCGGCTACCGGTTATGTGTTGGAAGTCGACCTTGCGTATCCGATGAATCTTTACGACGCGCACACTGACTTACCGTTCTGCCCAACGCGCGATAAGCCACCCGGCAAGCGGGAGGTTAAGTTACTCGCTACGCTGTGCGATAAGCAGTGATACGTCATCTACTACCGTAACCTGCAACAATGTATTCGACACGGGTTGCAGGTGACAAAGATTCATCGAATATTCcaattcgcgcaatctccaTGGCTTCGAGgatatatagaattaaatacacaatttcgGACACTCGCGAGCAAtgaattcgagaaaaatttaaacaaattgatgaacaacgcGGTTTTTGGCAAAACTATGgagaatgtgcgaaatcaTACAGATGTACGGCTCGTTACACAGTGGGAGGGACGATACGGAGCGGAGGCTATGATCGCCAAACCAAATTTTCATAGCCGAAGCGTGTTCTCGGAGAATCTAATCGCCGTAGAATTGCGGaaactcgaagtgaaattTGACAAGCCGATCTACGTGGGTATGTGTATCCTCGACATATCCAAAACCTGCTTGTACGAGTTTCACTACGAGTACATGGCACCTCTATACCGCGACaactgtaaaattatatacaccGACACAGACAGtctgatatactttctacaatgCGAGAACGTATATCACGATATAAAACgcaatcttttaaaatttgatacgaGCGATTACTTTGAGGACAACATTTACGATATACTACGCGCGAACAAAAAAATACCGGGTCTGATGAAAGATGAGAACAACGGCGCGATCATGACGGAATTTGTCGGATTGAGGGCGAAAATGTACGCGTTGAGAGTCACCGGCCAAAAAGACGCCAAAAAGGTTAAAGGTGTAAAAAAGAGTGTAGTCGTCAGAACTATAACGTTCGACGATTACACTCGGTGCCTCAACGATGATATCGAGCTGACGCGGCGTCAATCGTATCCGATCAAAGATGCACGAAGTGTACACCGTGTCAGAGTCGAAGCTTGCGCTCAGTCCGTACGATGATAAGCGCTACTCGTATCCGGTTCCACCGACACTCTACCGTGGGGGCATTACAGTATACAATTGTAGTGTTAGTATTTATgtatagtttattattatgttgtacatagtttatacattatattatttatatcgtttATACACTAGTGTTAAtgtttatgtataatttatatattattgaataaataacatCATTGtagtacatgtatataattgtttattgtacaataaatatattttattacaatacattgttcttatttatccaagagttGTGCGAGGAATCGAATCCTAACCATTTTACAAACACCTCATCATCCTTTCGACGCAACAccttctccacgagataaacATCAGATTGAGTAGTCTTGAGCAATTCGTGTTCATACAATCCTCCGGAGATCGGAATTCCGCGAGAATCTTTAATCAGATATGTCACGGGATTGGTTCGTTGCACCGCGACAATCTTAAATACCTCCGTAGACCAATTTGGCGTGTACTCTTTCTCGAATATAGTCTTGAATTTGCTGACGCGCACCGGATCGCCCACCTTAAATTTTGCTGGCGCGGCAATCTTTATTCTATTGTACACCGTGGACAAGAGTCTCTTTGCGATCGCgggagtgacatcgatcggTCGCATACCAATAGTTCGATGTTTACGATTATTGTATTCCAAGACTAATCGCGGTAAATCATCGATCCATCTATACGATTCATTGAGCGTAAAAACTTTCCACATCTCGTTCTTTAGCGTGCGGTTGAATCGTTCCACGATCGAGGCCTTCATAATTGAGTGTGTCGAGTAATGATTGATGTCATGTTTCTCGACAAGTTTCCAAAAATCtccgttgtaaaattcttttctttggtcggtttgcaaatttttcggaGTTTTTTTGTAATCTCGAAATATCGTGGAAAACGCCTCGACCGCTTCGATTCCACCTTTGGTCTTTAGTGGAATGGCCCATGCGTGTTTACCCAACACATCGATGACGGTTAGAATGTACTTGTAGCCGCTGTTAAATCGCGAGTACAGTCTCATCTCGACTACGTCAGCTTGCCACAAGTCATCGTATCCTTTTACAACAACAGATCTACgtttaaagtttcttctcgttGGTGCATGGAGTTCATTCACAAACATCCTTTTCTCCAAACTAATATCGCTTTTCATTTTGATTCTTTCAGTTcgttctttattatttcatgaagatgcataatattatttttttaaacactatGAAGATCTTTAATCTCTTGCTTCAAATGATTAATCATTTGTTTCATCTGATTCATCAATTCCGCATTATCCGCAGCAATTTTTCTGTTGGTTTTGGATATATCCTCATTGATGTAAGCCCGCAGATCTGTAATTTGCTTTTGCAGTGttgcaaattttatgttaatataaacgtTGCTATCCTTCTTCCAGTTTTGTACAGTAATCTCCAAATCTTGAAGTTTCAAAAGCACTTCCCGTTTggaattttcgcaaaaaacgATTCCTATTTATATGATTGTCCATGTCGTCACTAATAGTCTTGAAGCGATAATCCAAGTGTTGCTTGTTCACAGCATCGCTATTGGCTTCGGAGCTGACAAGACGTCTAATTTTATGtgacttggcgttgaaaacTTCGCCATCCACGCAAAGACAATTTTCTCGTACGTAATTTCTAAAGACTCCGCCGCTCCACCGAACCGTTTCTCCTCTCTTTGCGTCGTTTTGTACAAGCTGTATTCCAAACTTGTTGATAGACATTCCTGTAGTGTTGCACAAGCGATACTGGCATTAGTTGAAAAATGGTGgtcaatttataatcagacccGCTTCACGCAGTTCCTCGATTATTGATAGAAACTCGTTGTCGTAAGTGTTGTTTCCCGCCTGACGGGAGGTGTCTAATAATCGAAGACGATCGACCAATTCATTCGGATCATCCCAGTGCACATAATCGTTGTTGGTCACGGTCATGGTCTGCGGTGTAATGTTTCGTTTCGTGCTACACTCGGGTAACGTGATATTGTGACGAGTCATCACACCTCCACCTCTCTTGTTGAGACACAATAGAGGtgcaatgatatttttattcttgtatCCTTTATTTCGCAAAACTGGTAAAAGCATGTTATGATCGCGTCTGTGAGCATTGGTCGCCAAAAGTATGCTcttgtatttttgtttgtcaTCCTCCGTATATATCGCATCGTCGGGaattcttttgaatattaattcaaacagaCCGGGCATACCCGCGTATATCACACTGTCCACAATTatgttatcatttttatcaatgtCAAAGCGCTTGTCTCCAAGCAGTGTACCCTCATTGTTAAAGTACACTCTGTAAACTTGATCCGTCTTCTTATTACTGCTCAAGACCGCTCCGATGTACTCTTGCCCTAGCGGGCCTAGTTGACCGTACAACGCTTCCCGGCCATCGCACGTTTGCATCGTCCGTCTCACAGGTGTTACGAAAGATGGGTTCGTTGTTTCGAACATGCTTTCTGTCGATAAATTTGTTGGTGATTCAAATGTCAATTTTCGCGGTTGAAGCGGAGTCGAGGTCCGTATTGGTGATGAAATACTCGATCGCATCCGCTTGCTCTTTTTCTCGCTGCTCAACT
This DNA window, taken from Linepithema humile isolate Giens D197 chromosome 7, Lhum_UNIL_v1.0, whole genome shotgun sequence, encodes the following:
- the LOC105669047 gene encoding uncharacterized protein: MVEHGSVKINSMFNGEFIAGNKTAVKTIATKNRELFPTSDLNEWYTKHVVDAILTSLEEFQERDSGWALSRILDLTINVNKAVVNVQSTDNACFAWAVVAALHPAEKHPERVSQYTHYSTVLNLCGRSIIPLRLTDDKKEKHVNLLHVPGNNEVHFVLIKNLFRLVSSQLCKREHRQHICDRCLHYFRTSEKLSVHSVDCGKMNNCAVILPNEDNKWLTFRNYNRKERLPFVVYADLECTLEKKGQNHTAYAYQHHKAFSIGYYVFPYEYIDSVDKLRETCLPPRESFYSSLTGKTVSESDYAHATNVCYGLDPAQYYTLPGYTWDAMLKHTGIKFELLTDIDMVMFVERGIRGGLSQYSNRYARANNKYMPSYDPLKPLSYLMYFDVNNLYGWAMCQLLPYADFQWVENVASFDVMSVTSDSATGYVLEVDLAYPMNLYDAHTDLPFCPTRDKPPGKREVTKIHRIFQFAQSPWLRGYIELNTQFRTLASNEFEKNLNKLMNNAVFGKTMENVRNHTDVRLVTQWEGRYGAEAMIAKPNFHSRSVFSENLIAVELRKLEVKFDKPIYVGMCILDISKTCLYEFHYEYMAPLYRDNCKIIYTDTDSLIYFLQCENVYHDIKRNLLKFDTSDYFEDNIYDILRANKKIPGLMKDENNGAIMTEFVGLRAKMYALRVTGQKDAKKVKGVKKSVVVRTITFDDYTRCLNDDIELTRRQSYPIKDARSVHRVRVEACAQSVR